The genomic segment TCATAGAGTTATTTGATAGATTGATTAAGTTGGTTAATTTGTTCTTTTAATTTCATATTTTCATCAATCAAGTTCTTCTGCAAATTTAACAATATCGAGAAAGAATCTTGTCTTTCATTCATTAGCATTTCTATAGTTTTATCAAATTGTTGCTGTTCGCCATTTAGTTCATGAACGAGTGTTGATAAACCAAAAAATTGCGTAATTAAAAAAGCAAGCACAGCACCAACTAAAATCCATAATGCTTTAATGGCATATTCGGACATGATTCCACGAACATACTCGGATACGGGTAATGACCCATCAACCTTAGTCTGTCCGTCGTCATTGATTTTTAAGTCTGCCATAATTTACTTAGTTTTAGATGTCTATCAGACATCCATAATGGTCGGGGTAGCCGGACTTGAACCGACGACCTCACGCACCCCATGCGTGCGCGCTACCAACTGCGCTATACCCCGATTTTAAGTTTTATGATTTCTGAACCTCCGACCTTCCCGATGTCCATCGGGACGCGCTACCAACTGCGAGACAAAGTCTAGCCTTCGGCTCTATACCCCGATTCAATTTTCAATGATTGAATGATTCAATAATTCAATTTGCAATTAATTTTAATTTCGAGTTTTAAGTTTTAAAACAAGATTGAAAAATTTAAAATCGCGCAGCCGATTTTAGCGCAAAAAAACATTTCAAACAGCTCGAACAGCTATTTCCGCTCATCGTAAAAAGACGCGCAATCGCCGGGGAAACGAGCGAGCGTGCGTGCGTGCTTGTTTGCAGAAAAGTGTTTAAAATTTCGGGCAACCAACCATCCTTCACTTTTACTTTATGAACCTTTGGTCAATCGCTCTCACCGTCATCGGGCTCTGCCTTTTTGAGACTATCTCTTCGATTGATAATGCAATCATCAACGCCGAAGTCCTCGGCACGATGCAGCCGAAGTACCGGCGTTGGTTTTTGATCTGGGGAATTTTGTTCGCTGTTTTTGCCATACGCGGTTTGCTGCCTTGGCTGATTATTTGGCTGGCTACTCCCGGACTCGGGCCCTGGGAAGCGGTGACCGCGACTTTCAGCAATGATCCGCGCGTGCTGACGGCAGTCGAATCAGCTGCGCCGATTTTGCTTTCGGGCGGCGGAACATTTTTGGTTTTCCTATTTTTTCACTGGCTATTCCTGGAGGACAAACACTTCGGACTGAAAGGTGAAAAATTCTTTTTCTCGATTGGCATTTGGTTTTACGCCGTGGTTTCGATTCTACTGTCAGCCATCGTCTGGCTCGCACTCCAAGAAACACCGATGATGGCTTTTGGCGCGGTGCTTGGTTCGACGGCTTTTTTCATCACGCACGGCTTCAAGCAAAATGCCGAACAAGCTGAACGCAAAATGCTCACGACCGGACTCTCCGACATTAGTAAAATTTTTTACCTCGAAGTCATCGACGCGACTTTCTCGATCGACGGCGTACTCGGGGCTTTCGCCTTCACGCTCTCGGTGCCACTCATCCTGCTCGGCAACGGTCTCGGTGCGATCGTCGTGCGCCAGCTCACGATTGGCAATATCGACAGAATCAAAAAATATATTTTCGTGAAAAACGGCGCGATGTATTCGATTCTCTTTCTGGGAATAATTATGTTGCTCGATAGTTTCGGCTTCGAGGTTCCGAGCTTCGTTTCTCCGGTCATCACTTTCGGCGTCGTCGGCTTTTTCTTTCTCAAATCGCAGCACGCGCTCAAAGCAAGTGGTGGCAAAATTCCCAGCAAATAATTCAAACTAGCGAGCGCGCTTTTTCCTCCTGAGAAAGAAAGCTCCGAGCGCACAGGCAAGCGGTGCTGCCAGCACGAGTGCCAGCGAGCCGACCAAGGTGCGGACGATTTCTTCGGCGGCAAATTCAGAATTCAGCAGCGCCCAGAGCGGCTGATTGCCATCGACGGCGAAAAGCAAAATGAAGGGCAGTGCGACTCCGACATAGGCGAGCGCGAGCGTATTCACCATCGAGGCGATGTGCTCGCGACCGACGCGCAAACTGCTCCGAAAAATTTCGCGGCGCGAAAGATTCGGATTTGCCTGGATTAATTCATCCGCGGTCGTGATTTCGGCGACCGTAATATCGTCGAGTACGCCGAGCGCACCGAGTAAAATTCCGGCGAGCAAAAGTCCGCGCAAATCGAGCTTGCCGAAAAGTACACCCGACAAATAAAAAGTTTCCTCCGTCCCGGTGCCAAAAAGCGCGGCGAAGTTGGTGAAAAAAACGGCGAAAATTGCCGCGATTCCGAGTGTGAAAATAGTCGCGAAGAAAGCCAGTAACGACCGGAAATTAAATCCGTGCGCCAGAAAAATCGTCACCGCGGCAATCAGCGAGCCGCCGATCAACGCAACCAAGAGGGGAGGATAACCCGCCGCAAGCGCGGGCACGATGCCGAAAATAATCGCACCAATCGAAGCCGCGAGTCCGACGAGCGCAGTGACGCCGCGCCAGCCGCCGACTGCAATCAGAATCACGACGAAGATTGCGAAAATTATCAATAAAGCTGCAAGACGATAATGATCATAAATTTGCCAAGTCATCGTGCCGCCGAGGTCGAATTTACCGAGTACGAATCTCTCGCCGACGATGGGAACTTGATTCGGCGTCGTCGTGAATTCGTCGGTGACCTCGACTGAAATTTCGCGCCCGTCAGTCAGTCGAATCGTCGCATTTTTATCTTGAATTTTCGTGACATCACCGACGGCGAATTCGAGGCTGTCTGGCGACACAGTCGAAGCCGAATCTGTCGAAGTATCCGCCGCCACCGCCATCGCGAAATGCGCTGAAGCAATCAAGAGCGCAAGCGTGAGAATTATTTTTCGCATTTCGCACGAATTTATTTGGTCGGGGTGAGAGGACTTGAACCTCCGACCTCGTCGTCCCGAACGACGCGCGCTAGCCAACTGCGCTACACCCCGATTTTGAGTTTTATGATTTCTGAACCTCTGACCTTCCCGATGTCCATCGGGACGCGCTAGCCAACTGCGAGACAAGGTCTAGCCTTCGGCTCTACACCCCGGTTTTAAATTTTCAATGATTCAATAATCGAATGATTCGGCCGTGAATTTTCAAAAACAGATTCTGCCTCTTTGCCGCCGATTTTTCAATTAAAATTTTCGTAAGCGCAGTAATTCTTTTTGGAAGCTCGCCACATCTTTGAATTCGCGGTAAACCGAAGCGTAGCGAATGTAGGCGACATCGTCGAGCTGTTTCAGCGCTTTCATCACGAGATTGCCGATCTTGCGCGAATCGACTTCTTTTTCGCCGCGCAGCTCCTCTTCGATCGCATTCAAAACCAAATCAACCTGGTCGCGCCGCACCGGGCGCTTCTGGCAGGCGACCCACAAGCTCTTTTCCAATTTTTCGCGGGAAAATGGTTCGCGCGTGCCATCCTTTTTCACGACGATACAATTCGGCGCATCGACGCGCTCGTAAGTCGTGAAACGAAAACCACATTTCTCGCATTCGCGCCTCCGCCGAATCGCGTTGCCACCGTCAGTCTCGCGTGAATCGATCACGCTCGTCTCGGGATTGGCGCATTTTTGGCAAATCATCACGGCGATTTTGCACCAAATGTTGCGGCTTGAAAAGCGCAAACCACAAAATCGGCGATTTTTTTAATCCCAAGCATCAGACAATTTTGGATTTTACGGAATTTTAATTCCGAGTAATTCGAATGCTGCCGGAGTCGCAACGCGCCCGCGCGGCGTGCGCGCGAG from the Patescibacteria group bacterium genome contains:
- a CDS encoding DUF475 domain-containing protein, coding for MNLWSIALTVIGLCLFETISSIDNAIINAEVLGTMQPKYRRWFLIWGILFAVFAIRGLLPWLIIWLATPGLGPWEAVTATFSNDPRVLTAVESAAPILLSGGGTFLVFLFFHWLFLEDKHFGLKGEKFFFSIGIWFYAVVSILLSAIVWLALQETPMMAFGAVLGSTAFFITHGFKQNAEQAERKMLTTGLSDISKIFYLEVIDATFSIDGVLGAFAFTLSVPLILLGNGLGAIVVRQLTIGNIDRIKKYIFVKNGAMYSILFLGIIMLLDSFGFEVPSFVSPVITFGVVGFFFLKSQHALKASGGKIPSK
- a CDS encoding YibE/F family protein, which translates into the protein MRKIILTLALLIASAHFAMAVAADTSTDSASTVSPDSLEFAVGDVTKIQDKNATIRLTDGREISVEVTDEFTTTPNQVPIVGERFVLGKFDLGGTMTWQIYDHYRLAALLIIFAIFVVILIAVGGWRGVTALVGLAASIGAIIFGIVPALAAGYPPLLVALIGGSLIAAVTIFLAHGFNFRSLLAFFATIFTLGIAAIFAVFFTNFAALFGTGTEETFYLSGVLFGKLDLRGLLLAGILLGALGVLDDITVAEITTADELIQANPNLSRREIFRSSLRVGREHIASMVNTLALAYVGVALPFILLFAVDGNQPLWALLNSEFAAEEIVRTLVGSLALVLAAPLACALGAFFLRRKKRAR
- the nrdR gene encoding transcriptional regulator NrdR — protein: MICQKCANPETSVIDSRETDGGNAIRRRRECEKCGFRFTTYERVDAPNCIVVKKDGTREPFSREKLEKSLWVACQKRPVRRDQVDLVLNAIEEELRGEKEVDSRKIGNLVMKALKQLDDVAYIRYASVYREFKDVASFQKELLRLRKF